The Diachasmimorpha longicaudata isolate KC_UGA_2023 chromosome 14, iyDiaLong2, whole genome shotgun sequence genome includes a region encoding these proteins:
- the LOC135169242 gene encoding rab GTPase-binding effector protein 1 isoform X2, whose translation MENNRENYTGLEDSKEVDMKSKVEKLELENAHMREEFNGQRAKLKELFLQKEEELKKRFKETADLQEEVSKLRNELDEAKSQLVVANLRLESGIDLETEKAQQEIASLQQVIQDTMEESACTRTQLENEVRKLRVYITKLEEENSMIKSQIARDIPQEGPPISLSHVTKTLARKVASQLGADALSLGPENLEESMRKAQEDAEVLRSLVVPLEEEIKALKEKLRSTDDELQKYKEQQQQQIQRRLDPENENTCDMCINYEAQLVKMQTTAKDLEKQLLDSEKALLAQREELCKEVEFRKGMEEKWNEKKEEHKIKVTELTAASQLAQQTLQELKQQFIQTHQAVTEELRKLTRGREEVQRHLMELQRENEILVGKYSKHSEQLQSESINMPNNVEELHLNLLTMREDLIMARVAQEVAQEKESTLRYEVGLLREQMIAEKEMKVQRLEQELGEALKEKEEGENTIVELKQRVTNLQKVLDTSGEVQKDFVRLSQSLQVQLEKIRESGSEVRWQHEEDVDECPACHVAFSIGKKRVHCRHCGHIFCQNCLTHVVNSGPKQRPSRVCGVCHTLLVPDTAPYFSQEPPHTPD comes from the exons ATGGAGAATAATCGGGAAAATTATACTGGACTTGAAGACTCTAAAG agGTAGATATGAAATCAAAGGTTGAAAAGTTGGAGTTGGAGAATGCACACATGCGAGAGGAATTCAACGGCCAACGGGCAAAACTCAAAGAGTTATTTTTACAGAAAGAAG AAGAGTTGAAAAAACGATTCAAAGAGACGGCAGATCTTCAAGAGGAAGTATCTAAACTCAGAAACGAGTTGGACGAAGCGAAGAGTCAGCTGGTGGTGGCCAATCTTCGGCTGGAGTCTGGCATCGATTTAGAGACGGAGAAAGCCCAACAGGAGATTGCATCACTCCAACAGGTGATTCAGGACACGATGGAGGAGTCCGCCTGCACACGTACACAATTGGAGAATGAAGTTCGAAAATTGAGAGTTTACATAACAAAGTTGGAggaggaaaattcaatgataaagTCACAAATAGCTCGGGATATTCCTCAGGAAGGACCGCCAATTTCCTTGTCTCATGTCACTAAAACTTTAGCGAGAAAAGTTGCATCGCAGTTGGGTGCCGATGCTCTCTCTCTGGGTCCGGAGAATCTTGAGGAGAGCATGCGGAAG GCTCAAGAAGATGCAGAAGTATTACGATCCCTTGTAGTTCCTCTCGAGGAAGAGATAAAAGCCCTGAAAGAGAAGCTTCGATCAACAGATGACGAGCTTCAAAAATACAAGgaacagcagcagcaacaaATCCAAAGGCGTTTGGATCCTGAGAACGAGAACACTTGTGACATGTGTATTAATTACGAAGCTCAGCTCGTAAAGATGCAGACGACAGCTAAGGATCTCGAGAAACAATTACTGGATAGTGAGAAGGCTCTTCTGGCTCAGAGGGAGGAACTCTGCAAGGAAGTTGAATTCAGAAAAGGAATGGAGGAGAAGTGGAACGAGAAGAAGGAAGAGCATAAGATTAAGGTGACTGAGCTGACTGCTGCATCGCAGCTGGCCCAGCAAACACTCCAGGAATTGAAACAGCAGTTCATTCAAACACATCAGGCAGTGACCGAGGAATTACGAAAATTGACGAGAGGGAGGGAAGAAGTCCAGAGGCATTTGATGGAACTCCAAAGGGAGAATGAAATTCTTGTGGGGAAGTACAGCAAACATTCTGAACAGCTGCAGTCAGAGAGCATCAACATGCCAAATAACGTTGAAGAGCTGCATCTGAATCTTCTCACGATGAGGGAGGACTTGATTATGGCGCGGGTCGCTCAAGAAGTGGCCCAAGAGAAGGAATCAACATTGAGGTATGAAGTGGGCCTCCTCAGGGAGCAGATGATTGCCGAGAAGGAGATGAAGGTGCAGAGGCTCGAGCAGGAGTTGGGAGAGGCCTTGAAAGAAAAGGAAGAGGGGGAGAACACCATTGTTGAACTCAAACAGAGAGTGACAAATTTACAAAAGGTCCTGGATACTAGTGGCGAGGTGCAGAAGGACTTTGTGCGGCTGTCCCAATCTCTTCAGGtccaattggaaaaaattagaGAATCCGGAAGTGAAGTGCGATGGCAGCATGAAGAAGATGTGGATGAATGTCCAGCTTGTCATGTAGCTTTCTCAATTGGAAAGAAAAGG GTACACTGTCGTCATTGTGGCCATATATTCTGCCAAAACTGCTTGACCCATGTTGTAAATAGTGGCCCCAAACAGAGACCATCACGTGTCTGTGGGGTTTGTCATACTTTACTTGTACCAGACACAGCCCCATACTTCAGTCAAGAGCCACCTCACACACCCGATTAA
- the LOC135169244 gene encoding large ribosomal subunit protein P1, with translation MSTKAELACVYSALLLTDDDIAVTGEKIQTILKAANVDVEPYWPGLFAKALEGLNVKDLITNIGSGVGAAPAGGVAAPAAAAGSDAAPAKEAEKKKEEPEEESDDDMGFGLFD, from the exons ATGTCTACAAAGGCTGAACTCGCTTGCGTTTATTCCGCACTTCTTCTCACCGACGATGACATCGCAGTGACT GGTGAGAAAATTCAAACCATCCTGAAAGCTGCCAATGTCGATGTCGAGCCGTACTGGCCCGGTCTCTTCGCCAAGGCCCTCGAGGGTCTGAACGTGAAGGACCTCATCACCAACATTGGATCTGGAGTTGGAGCTGCTCCTGCTGGAGGTG TTGCCGCTCCAGCTGCTGCAGCTGGCAGTGATGCCGCCCCAGCCAAAGAAGctgagaagaaaaaagaagaacCAGAGGAGGAATCCGATGATGACATGGGCTTCG GTCTCTTTGACTAA
- the LOC135169239 gene encoding PHD finger protein 20 isoform X1 — MNVDETMQSDSMGYNDSCGEACNSSRPTSSADSLNHSEGTSSQDDNDVFAQLEETTLLNRIEEKLKRIEVKETPPAEPAPASKTQILGEIKNQRNTENIKKPKVVTKGDLKFFPGAKLEAKDFNDQWYAARVVEIDWEDQEVLIHFDKWNSRFDEWIPMDSPRLRVLQMQPSEQAKLDWVIATPDSKPRGFSTGERILATWADGRKYPATVKAVLGNDRYDVLFDDGYARVVRSSKMTKIAGAVEKSSTQDRLPMESETYIGSKQERRDKKRKHTVTELFNSRKRTRPDKEGLLKKEGMPDAPEQEPDVLEPNGVAPSSDSGPEMLKGFPSPRKAKNFSKKKKQTEFPKVMDVDHDFEEDPGPEWVNGEPQGIEAFTTDGSRRSVIVPDKRLPAGWQKHFVQRKTGNSAGKWDVLFVHKSSGKKFRSRSDLKTFFEGQGQMHYNTDMFDFCIHRRKKSGGRNNAVKSESPVDTPKKIKTLMPKAKTSPSATVSSENLLLSPGNSPYSPALLNTSGVATPSDPSAVFVGGLRVEMEDGAFKCPIEGCAKTFRKENLLQMHIKHYHKEYSQYVGSTPNVADLAYARTIGESIQDMPPKKTIDKRRSLPERPTHPISSMSPLAVPVQDSVSIDGNTPREDSKLDVMSPMSNFEMDATDDVVQKTEMGAMSPGALFNMKIREEKTQVGIKTLLPVRPSGTDPQRTDRSKSLDESNNFDKLKGQRKRQLSEYSSDVPTRSRKSKGMQELTDEYADLDDSALDAEGPAGLVYRYSRRKSDPKSDENSQSNGEGEMIEVNGELVKVEQLEREEIINCTCGITEEDGLMVQCELCLCWQHGHCSAIERERDVPEKYVCYICRNPWRGRSSMKYSHDQDWIKEGKLEILENRTRDVELINKGRSMLKRSWDLVGALIYIQETLHSLRVKINVAQKKDHPKLYLWANNWEKSEIADVNLNPVPIMEVIVPKTVVEDVFVEPKVKNEDTIDDKAGKDENEGQSIASDSELMKILEEDNNSMIGNQGNDAKGCKTEEGKTEGHILLDALTRCEVKEEVKPDMSFEAAKQAHPVIPEPEAPIDSYECRLRLLEHIEHFQNHLDAKLMEVEAQVDALEAMEANYEVPSADVPVRDKETIQMLLRDLKTIQKLATQC, encoded by the exons ATGAACGTGGATGAGACAATGCAGTCGGACTCGATGGGATACAACGACAGTTGCGGGGAAGCCTGCAATTCGTCAAGACCAACCTCCTCAGCGGACTCCCTTAATCACTCGGAGGGCACCTCTTCCCAAGACGACAATGACGTATTTGCGCAGCTTGAGGAGACGACCTTGTTGAACCGCatagaggaaaaattgaagagaatcGAAGTAAAAGAAACACCACCTGCCGAGCCAGCCCCCGCCTCCAAAACACAGATTCTAGGGGAGATTAAAAACCAAAGGAATAcggaaaacataaaaaaacctAAAGTCGTCACCAAGGGGGATCTTAAATTTTTTCCGGGGGCCAAACTTGAAGCTAAGGATTTTAATGATCAGTG GTATGCAGCCCGAGTAGTAGAAATAGACTGGGAGGATCAAGAAGTATTGATTCATTTTGATAAATGGAACTCGAGATTTGATGAGTGGATCCCCATGGACAGCCCTAGGCTCAGAGTACTTCAAATGCAACCGAG cGAACAAGCGAAACTCGATTGGGTCATTGCAACTCC AGATTCAAAACCTCGAGGTTTTTCAACAGGAGAACGCATCCTCGCAACATGGGCAGATGGCCGAAAGTATCCAGCCACAGTAAAAGCAGTCTTGGGCAACG ATCGTTACGATGTTTTATTCGACGATGGTTATGCTAGAGTCGTTCGCTCATCGAAAATGACTAAAATTGCTGGCGCAGTGGAGAAG TCAAGTACACAAGATCGGTTACCGATGGAATCCGAAACGTACATCGGAAGTAAACAAGAAAGAAGAGACAAAAAACGAAAGCACACAGTGACAGAGTTATTCAATAGTAGAAAACGCACAAGACCAGATAAGGAAGGGCTTTTGAAGAAAGAAGGTATGCCTGACGCTCCAGAGCAAGAACCTGACGTTCTTGAGCCCAATGGAGTGGCCCCGAGTTCCGATTCGGGGCCAGAAATGCTCAAAGGCTTTCCAAGTCCTAGGAAAGCTAAGAACTTTTCCAAGAAAAAGAAGCAAACAGAGTTTCCTAAGGTCATGGACGTTGATCATGATTTTGAGGAAGATCCGGGACCCGAGTGGGTGAATGGAGAGCCTCAAGGAATCGAAGCCTTCACTACTGATGGCAGTAGACGGTCTGTTATTGTTCCTGATAAAAGATTACCAGCTGGTTGGCAGAAACACTTTGTACAGAGAAAAACAGGCAATTCTGCTGGCAAGTGGGACGTTCTCTTCGTTCA CAAAtcatctggaaaaaaatttagatcCCGAAGTGACCTGAAAACCTTCTTCGAGGGCCAGGGTCAGATGCATTACAACACCGACATGTTTGATTTCTGCATTCACCGGAGGAAAAAGTCCGGAGGGAGAAATAATGCGGTTAAATCTGAGAGTCCTGTGGACACCCCGAAGAAGATCAAAACGCTTATGCCGAAAGCTAAAACTAGCCCTAGTGCCACTGTAAGTTCTGAAAATCTTTTACTCAGCCCCGGCAATTCACCATACTCCCCAGCGCTTCTTAATACTTCTGGCGTTGCCACACCGAGTGATCCAAGTG CGGTGTTCGTGGGAGGCCTCCGGGTGGAGATGGAAGACGGTGCGTTCAAGTGTCCTATCGAAGGTTGCGCGAAGACCTTCCGCAAGGAGAATCTCCTCCAGATGCATATAAAGCACTATCACAAAGAATACTCTCAATACGTGGGTTCCACTCCTAACGTAGCGGATCTAGCGTACGCCCGGACCATTGGGGAGTCCATCCAGGACATGCCGCCTAAGAAAACCATTGATAAACGCAGATCCCTGCCGGAAAGGCCCACTCACCCGATCTCCTCAATGTCCCCACTGGCTGTTCCAGTTCAAGACTCCGTGAGTATCGATGGAAACACACCCCGTGAGGATTCAAAGCTCGACGTGATGTCACCAATGTCAAATTTCGAGATGGATGCCACTGATGATGTCGTCCAGAAGACGGAAATGGGAGCTATGTCCCCAGGTGCTCTCTTCAACATGAAAATTCGAGAGGAAAAAACTCAAGTGGGTATCAAAACTCTGCTCCCTGTGAGGCCAAGTGGAACTGACCCACAGCGAACCGATCGATCAAAATCCCTGGACGAATCAAATAATTTCGATAAATTGAAGGGCCAGAGGAAACGACAATTATCAGAATACAGTTCTGACGTTCCTACGAGAAGCAGGAAATCCAAGGGGATGCAAGAGCTCACCGACGAGTATGCGGATCTCGATGACAGCGCTCTGGATGCTGAAGGGCCTGCTGGACTCGTTTACAGATACAGTCGGAGGAAATCCGATCCAAAAAGTGACGAGAATAGTCAGAGTAACGGTGAAGGTGAGATGATAGAAGTGAATGGTGAATTAGTGAAAGTCGAACAACTTGAGAGAGAAGAGATAATAAATTGTACGTGTGGAATAACTGAGGAGGACGGTTTGATGGTACAGTGTGAATTATGCCTGTGCTGGCAGCATGGCCACTGCAGTGCTATCGAGCGAGAGCGAGATGTTCCCGAAAAGTACGTATGCTATATCTGCAGGAATCCTTGGAGAGGGAGGTCCTCTATGAAGTACAGCCACGATCAGGACTGGATAAAAGAAGGAAAATTGGAGATTCTGGAGAATAGAACGAGGGATGTCGAGCTAATAAACAAAGGGAGATCGATGCTGAAGAGGTCTTGGGACCTGGTTGGGGCGCTAATCTACATCCAGGAGACCCTACATAGTCTAAGGGTTAAAATAAATGTAGCGCAGAAGAAGGATCATCCTAAGCTCTACTTGTGGGCGAACAATTGGGAGAAATCAGAGATTGCAGATGTTAATTTGAATCCTGTCCCGATTATGGAAGTTATCGTTCCTAAAACCGTGGTTGAGGACGTTTTTGTTGAACCTAAAGTGAAAAATGAAGATACGATTGATGATAAAGCTGGGAAGGATGAGAATGAAGGACAATCAATAGCTTCCGATTCGGAACTTATGAAGATTCTTGAGGAGGACAATAATTCTATGATAGGTAATCAAGGAAACGATGCGAAAGGATGTAAAACGGAGGAGGGAAAGACTGAGGGACATATTTTGTTGGATGCCTTGACCAGATGCGAAGTGAAGGAGGAGGTAAAACCTGATATGTCTTTTGAGGCTGCCAAACAGGCCCATCCAGTTATACCAGAGCCTGAAGCGCCCATCGATTCTTATGAATGCAGACTCAGGCTGCTGGAGCATATTGAGCATTTTCAGAATCATCTGGACGCGAAATTGATGGAAGTAGAGGCACAAGTTGATGCTTTGGAAGCAATGGAAGCTAACTATGAAGTACCATCTGCTGATGTGCCAGTACGTGATAAAGAAACAATACAAATGCTGTTGAGAGATCTAAAGACAATTCAAAAATTGGCTACTCAGTGTTAA
- the LOC135169242 gene encoding rab GTPase-binding effector protein 1 isoform X1: MENNRENYTGLEDSKEVDMKSKVEKLELENAHMREEFNGQRAKLKELFLQKEEELKKRFKETADLQEEVSKLRNELDEAKSQLVVANLRLESGIDLETEKAQQEIASLQQVIQDTMEESACTRTQLENEVRKLRVYITKLEEENSMIKSQIARDIPQEGPPISLSHVTKTLARKVASQLGADALSLGPENLEESMRKVKKYAQEDAEVLRSLVVPLEEEIKALKEKLRSTDDELQKYKEQQQQQIQRRLDPENENTCDMCINYEAQLVKMQTTAKDLEKQLLDSEKALLAQREELCKEVEFRKGMEEKWNEKKEEHKIKVTELTAASQLAQQTLQELKQQFIQTHQAVTEELRKLTRGREEVQRHLMELQRENEILVGKYSKHSEQLQSESINMPNNVEELHLNLLTMREDLIMARVAQEVAQEKESTLRYEVGLLREQMIAEKEMKVQRLEQELGEALKEKEEGENTIVELKQRVTNLQKVLDTSGEVQKDFVRLSQSLQVQLEKIRESGSEVRWQHEEDVDECPACHVAFSIGKKRVHCRHCGHIFCQNCLTHVVNSGPKQRPSRVCGVCHTLLVPDTAPYFSQEPPHTPD; this comes from the exons ATGGAGAATAATCGGGAAAATTATACTGGACTTGAAGACTCTAAAG agGTAGATATGAAATCAAAGGTTGAAAAGTTGGAGTTGGAGAATGCACACATGCGAGAGGAATTCAACGGCCAACGGGCAAAACTCAAAGAGTTATTTTTACAGAAAGAAG AAGAGTTGAAAAAACGATTCAAAGAGACGGCAGATCTTCAAGAGGAAGTATCTAAACTCAGAAACGAGTTGGACGAAGCGAAGAGTCAGCTGGTGGTGGCCAATCTTCGGCTGGAGTCTGGCATCGATTTAGAGACGGAGAAAGCCCAACAGGAGATTGCATCACTCCAACAGGTGATTCAGGACACGATGGAGGAGTCCGCCTGCACACGTACACAATTGGAGAATGAAGTTCGAAAATTGAGAGTTTACATAACAAAGTTGGAggaggaaaattcaatgataaagTCACAAATAGCTCGGGATATTCCTCAGGAAGGACCGCCAATTTCCTTGTCTCATGTCACTAAAACTTTAGCGAGAAAAGTTGCATCGCAGTTGGGTGCCGATGCTCTCTCTCTGGGTCCGGAGAATCTTGAGGAGAGCATGCGGAAGGTAAAAAAATAC GCTCAAGAAGATGCAGAAGTATTACGATCCCTTGTAGTTCCTCTCGAGGAAGAGATAAAAGCCCTGAAAGAGAAGCTTCGATCAACAGATGACGAGCTTCAAAAATACAAGgaacagcagcagcaacaaATCCAAAGGCGTTTGGATCCTGAGAACGAGAACACTTGTGACATGTGTATTAATTACGAAGCTCAGCTCGTAAAGATGCAGACGACAGCTAAGGATCTCGAGAAACAATTACTGGATAGTGAGAAGGCTCTTCTGGCTCAGAGGGAGGAACTCTGCAAGGAAGTTGAATTCAGAAAAGGAATGGAGGAGAAGTGGAACGAGAAGAAGGAAGAGCATAAGATTAAGGTGACTGAGCTGACTGCTGCATCGCAGCTGGCCCAGCAAACACTCCAGGAATTGAAACAGCAGTTCATTCAAACACATCAGGCAGTGACCGAGGAATTACGAAAATTGACGAGAGGGAGGGAAGAAGTCCAGAGGCATTTGATGGAACTCCAAAGGGAGAATGAAATTCTTGTGGGGAAGTACAGCAAACATTCTGAACAGCTGCAGTCAGAGAGCATCAACATGCCAAATAACGTTGAAGAGCTGCATCTGAATCTTCTCACGATGAGGGAGGACTTGATTATGGCGCGGGTCGCTCAAGAAGTGGCCCAAGAGAAGGAATCAACATTGAGGTATGAAGTGGGCCTCCTCAGGGAGCAGATGATTGCCGAGAAGGAGATGAAGGTGCAGAGGCTCGAGCAGGAGTTGGGAGAGGCCTTGAAAGAAAAGGAAGAGGGGGAGAACACCATTGTTGAACTCAAACAGAGAGTGACAAATTTACAAAAGGTCCTGGATACTAGTGGCGAGGTGCAGAAGGACTTTGTGCGGCTGTCCCAATCTCTTCAGGtccaattggaaaaaattagaGAATCCGGAAGTGAAGTGCGATGGCAGCATGAAGAAGATGTGGATGAATGTCCAGCTTGTCATGTAGCTTTCTCAATTGGAAAGAAAAGG GTACACTGTCGTCATTGTGGCCATATATTCTGCCAAAACTGCTTGACCCATGTTGTAAATAGTGGCCCCAAACAGAGACCATCACGTGTCTGTGGGGTTTGTCATACTTTACTTGTACCAGACACAGCCCCATACTTCAGTCAAGAGCCACCTCACACACCCGATTAA
- the LOC135169239 gene encoding PHD finger protein 20 isoform X2 encodes MNVDETMQSDSMGYNDSCGEACNSSRPTSSADSLNHSEGTSSQDDNDVFAQLEETTLLNRIEEKLKRIEVKETPPAEPAPASKTQILGEIKNQRNTENIKKPKVVTKGDLKFFPGAKLEAKDFNDQWYAARVVEIDWEDQEVLIHFDKWNSRFDEWIPMDSPRLRVLQMQPRDSKPRGFSTGERILATWADGRKYPATVKAVLGNDRYDVLFDDGYARVVRSSKMTKIAGAVEKSSTQDRLPMESETYIGSKQERRDKKRKHTVTELFNSRKRTRPDKEGLLKKEGMPDAPEQEPDVLEPNGVAPSSDSGPEMLKGFPSPRKAKNFSKKKKQTEFPKVMDVDHDFEEDPGPEWVNGEPQGIEAFTTDGSRRSVIVPDKRLPAGWQKHFVQRKTGNSAGKWDVLFVHKSSGKKFRSRSDLKTFFEGQGQMHYNTDMFDFCIHRRKKSGGRNNAVKSESPVDTPKKIKTLMPKAKTSPSATVSSENLLLSPGNSPYSPALLNTSGVATPSDPSAVFVGGLRVEMEDGAFKCPIEGCAKTFRKENLLQMHIKHYHKEYSQYVGSTPNVADLAYARTIGESIQDMPPKKTIDKRRSLPERPTHPISSMSPLAVPVQDSVSIDGNTPREDSKLDVMSPMSNFEMDATDDVVQKTEMGAMSPGALFNMKIREEKTQVGIKTLLPVRPSGTDPQRTDRSKSLDESNNFDKLKGQRKRQLSEYSSDVPTRSRKSKGMQELTDEYADLDDSALDAEGPAGLVYRYSRRKSDPKSDENSQSNGEGEMIEVNGELVKVEQLEREEIINCTCGITEEDGLMVQCELCLCWQHGHCSAIERERDVPEKYVCYICRNPWRGRSSMKYSHDQDWIKEGKLEILENRTRDVELINKGRSMLKRSWDLVGALIYIQETLHSLRVKINVAQKKDHPKLYLWANNWEKSEIADVNLNPVPIMEVIVPKTVVEDVFVEPKVKNEDTIDDKAGKDENEGQSIASDSELMKILEEDNNSMIGNQGNDAKGCKTEEGKTEGHILLDALTRCEVKEEVKPDMSFEAAKQAHPVIPEPEAPIDSYECRLRLLEHIEHFQNHLDAKLMEVEAQVDALEAMEANYEVPSADVPVRDKETIQMLLRDLKTIQKLATQC; translated from the exons ATGAACGTGGATGAGACAATGCAGTCGGACTCGATGGGATACAACGACAGTTGCGGGGAAGCCTGCAATTCGTCAAGACCAACCTCCTCAGCGGACTCCCTTAATCACTCGGAGGGCACCTCTTCCCAAGACGACAATGACGTATTTGCGCAGCTTGAGGAGACGACCTTGTTGAACCGCatagaggaaaaattgaagagaatcGAAGTAAAAGAAACACCACCTGCCGAGCCAGCCCCCGCCTCCAAAACACAGATTCTAGGGGAGATTAAAAACCAAAGGAATAcggaaaacataaaaaaacctAAAGTCGTCACCAAGGGGGATCTTAAATTTTTTCCGGGGGCCAAACTTGAAGCTAAGGATTTTAATGATCAGTG GTATGCAGCCCGAGTAGTAGAAATAGACTGGGAGGATCAAGAAGTATTGATTCATTTTGATAAATGGAACTCGAGATTTGATGAGTGGATCCCCATGGACAGCCCTAGGCTCAGAGTACTTCAAATGCAACCGAG AGATTCAAAACCTCGAGGTTTTTCAACAGGAGAACGCATCCTCGCAACATGGGCAGATGGCCGAAAGTATCCAGCCACAGTAAAAGCAGTCTTGGGCAACG ATCGTTACGATGTTTTATTCGACGATGGTTATGCTAGAGTCGTTCGCTCATCGAAAATGACTAAAATTGCTGGCGCAGTGGAGAAG TCAAGTACACAAGATCGGTTACCGATGGAATCCGAAACGTACATCGGAAGTAAACAAGAAAGAAGAGACAAAAAACGAAAGCACACAGTGACAGAGTTATTCAATAGTAGAAAACGCACAAGACCAGATAAGGAAGGGCTTTTGAAGAAAGAAGGTATGCCTGACGCTCCAGAGCAAGAACCTGACGTTCTTGAGCCCAATGGAGTGGCCCCGAGTTCCGATTCGGGGCCAGAAATGCTCAAAGGCTTTCCAAGTCCTAGGAAAGCTAAGAACTTTTCCAAGAAAAAGAAGCAAACAGAGTTTCCTAAGGTCATGGACGTTGATCATGATTTTGAGGAAGATCCGGGACCCGAGTGGGTGAATGGAGAGCCTCAAGGAATCGAAGCCTTCACTACTGATGGCAGTAGACGGTCTGTTATTGTTCCTGATAAAAGATTACCAGCTGGTTGGCAGAAACACTTTGTACAGAGAAAAACAGGCAATTCTGCTGGCAAGTGGGACGTTCTCTTCGTTCA CAAAtcatctggaaaaaaatttagatcCCGAAGTGACCTGAAAACCTTCTTCGAGGGCCAGGGTCAGATGCATTACAACACCGACATGTTTGATTTCTGCATTCACCGGAGGAAAAAGTCCGGAGGGAGAAATAATGCGGTTAAATCTGAGAGTCCTGTGGACACCCCGAAGAAGATCAAAACGCTTATGCCGAAAGCTAAAACTAGCCCTAGTGCCACTGTAAGTTCTGAAAATCTTTTACTCAGCCCCGGCAATTCACCATACTCCCCAGCGCTTCTTAATACTTCTGGCGTTGCCACACCGAGTGATCCAAGTG CGGTGTTCGTGGGAGGCCTCCGGGTGGAGATGGAAGACGGTGCGTTCAAGTGTCCTATCGAAGGTTGCGCGAAGACCTTCCGCAAGGAGAATCTCCTCCAGATGCATATAAAGCACTATCACAAAGAATACTCTCAATACGTGGGTTCCACTCCTAACGTAGCGGATCTAGCGTACGCCCGGACCATTGGGGAGTCCATCCAGGACATGCCGCCTAAGAAAACCATTGATAAACGCAGATCCCTGCCGGAAAGGCCCACTCACCCGATCTCCTCAATGTCCCCACTGGCTGTTCCAGTTCAAGACTCCGTGAGTATCGATGGAAACACACCCCGTGAGGATTCAAAGCTCGACGTGATGTCACCAATGTCAAATTTCGAGATGGATGCCACTGATGATGTCGTCCAGAAGACGGAAATGGGAGCTATGTCCCCAGGTGCTCTCTTCAACATGAAAATTCGAGAGGAAAAAACTCAAGTGGGTATCAAAACTCTGCTCCCTGTGAGGCCAAGTGGAACTGACCCACAGCGAACCGATCGATCAAAATCCCTGGACGAATCAAATAATTTCGATAAATTGAAGGGCCAGAGGAAACGACAATTATCAGAATACAGTTCTGACGTTCCTACGAGAAGCAGGAAATCCAAGGGGATGCAAGAGCTCACCGACGAGTATGCGGATCTCGATGACAGCGCTCTGGATGCTGAAGGGCCTGCTGGACTCGTTTACAGATACAGTCGGAGGAAATCCGATCCAAAAAGTGACGAGAATAGTCAGAGTAACGGTGAAGGTGAGATGATAGAAGTGAATGGTGAATTAGTGAAAGTCGAACAACTTGAGAGAGAAGAGATAATAAATTGTACGTGTGGAATAACTGAGGAGGACGGTTTGATGGTACAGTGTGAATTATGCCTGTGCTGGCAGCATGGCCACTGCAGTGCTATCGAGCGAGAGCGAGATGTTCCCGAAAAGTACGTATGCTATATCTGCAGGAATCCTTGGAGAGGGAGGTCCTCTATGAAGTACAGCCACGATCAGGACTGGATAAAAGAAGGAAAATTGGAGATTCTGGAGAATAGAACGAGGGATGTCGAGCTAATAAACAAAGGGAGATCGATGCTGAAGAGGTCTTGGGACCTGGTTGGGGCGCTAATCTACATCCAGGAGACCCTACATAGTCTAAGGGTTAAAATAAATGTAGCGCAGAAGAAGGATCATCCTAAGCTCTACTTGTGGGCGAACAATTGGGAGAAATCAGAGATTGCAGATGTTAATTTGAATCCTGTCCCGATTATGGAAGTTATCGTTCCTAAAACCGTGGTTGAGGACGTTTTTGTTGAACCTAAAGTGAAAAATGAAGATACGATTGATGATAAAGCTGGGAAGGATGAGAATGAAGGACAATCAATAGCTTCCGATTCGGAACTTATGAAGATTCTTGAGGAGGACAATAATTCTATGATAGGTAATCAAGGAAACGATGCGAAAGGATGTAAAACGGAGGAGGGAAAGACTGAGGGACATATTTTGTTGGATGCCTTGACCAGATGCGAAGTGAAGGAGGAGGTAAAACCTGATATGTCTTTTGAGGCTGCCAAACAGGCCCATCCAGTTATACCAGAGCCTGAAGCGCCCATCGATTCTTATGAATGCAGACTCAGGCTGCTGGAGCATATTGAGCATTTTCAGAATCATCTGGACGCGAAATTGATGGAAGTAGAGGCACAAGTTGATGCTTTGGAAGCAATGGAAGCTAACTATGAAGTACCATCTGCTGATGTGCCAGTACGTGATAAAGAAACAATACAAATGCTGTTGAGAGATCTAAAGACAATTCAAAAATTGGCTACTCAGTGTTAA